Proteins from a genomic interval of Trifolium pratense cultivar HEN17-A07 linkage group LG6, ARS_RC_1.1, whole genome shotgun sequence:
- the LOC123892783 gene encoding glutamic acid-rich protein-like, with the protein MAGKGRKRREKNYRAAHGGSTALPPPPKSSQLDALPFKLRQIISFTKHQNDSPVLSKDKKLDQGHAQNEDTSEPLKAPECRDEQLNANDDNKNKKKRKRKEVKDLRFAMEEDKTNSQLKKKERKKKYEAKKKKHKKVEEDEILDFPGQEKIKFGDIVQAPPKLSYIPKAFKISQDASHERLRLRAIENYRSRKGWTSRPGNHRPPPVTTEDP; encoded by the exons atgGCCGGCAAGGGAAGGAAAAGGAGAGAGAAGAACTACAGGGCTGCTCATGGTGGCTCCACCGCCCTTCCTCCACCGCCTAAATCTTCTCAACTCGATGCTTTGCCCTTCAAACTTCGCCAAATCATCTCTTTCACTAAACACCAAAATg ATTCTCCTGTCTTATCGAAAGACAAGAAATTAGATCAAGGACATGCTCAAAAT GAGGATACTAGTGAACCATTGAAGGCACCTGAATGTAGGGATGAACAGCTTAATGCAAACGACGataataagaataagaaaaaaaggAAGAGGAAAGAGGTTAAAGATCTCAGGTTTGCAATGGAAGAGGATAAAACAAACTCCCAGCTAAAAAAAAAGGAGCGTAAAAAGAA GTATgaagcaaaaaagaaaaaacacaagaaggtcGAAGAAGATGAAATTTTGGACTTCCCTggacaagaaaaaataaaatttggagaTATTGTACAAGCCCCACCAAAGTTATCTTACATTCCAAAA GCATTCAAGATTTCACAGGATGCTTCTCATGAGAGACTTAGGCTCCGAGCTATAGAGAATTATAGGAGTCGCAAAGGATGGACATCAAGGCCAGGAAATCACCGCCCACCTCCGGTGACTACAGAGGACCCTTAA
- the LOC123892779 gene encoding cytochrome P450 76T24-like, whose translation MEYQILVILITFMCASIFIFIFRKLSQTKNSSKLPPGPNPLPILGNILELGKNPHKTLTKLSQIYGPIMTLKLGARTTIVISSPQLAKQVLHENSQIFSNRTVPHAICAVDHNKFSVGWVPTLALWKKLRKVCATKVFATKMLESTKILRQQKLQELLNYVNEKCKKGEGFDIGEVVFTTVLNSISNTLFSMDLAHSTPDEKSQEFKNIIWGIMEEAGKPNISDFFPILSPLDPQGLYGRMTNHMKKLCEIFDGIIEDRICSRASKVDYEVCNDVLDSLLNNNNIEESTFELSRNEMVHLFLDLFVAGIDTTSSIIEWIMAELLRNPDKLTKARKELCQIIDKDETVEESHISKLPYLQAVVKETLRLHPPIPLLLPHKCDENVNILGFNVPKNAQVLVNVWAMGRDPIIWENPNIFMPERFLECDINYKGNNFELIPFGAGKRICPGLPLAHRTAHLMVASLLHNFEWNLADGLMPEHMNMDEQFGLTLKRVQFLRVQAISLA comes from the exons ATGGAGTACCAAATACTTGTAATATTGATTACTTTTATGTGTGCAAgcattttcatcttcatttttagAAAACTAAGCCAAACTAAAAACTCTTCAAAACTTCCACCAGGGCCAAACCCACTTCCCATCTTAGGAAACATCTTAGAACTTGGCAAAAACCCACACAAGACACTCACAAAACTGTCTCAAATCTATGGACCAATCATGACACTTAAACTAGGAGCAAGAACAACTATAGTAATCTCATCACCACAACTAGCCAAACAAGTCTTACATGAAAattctcaaatattttctaatagAACTGTCCCACATGCAATTTGTGCGGTAGATCATAACAAATTTTCAGTTGGGTGGGTTCCAACTTTAGCTTTGTGGAAGAAACTAAGAAAAGTTTGTGCTACAAAAGTATTTGCTACAAAAATGCTAGAATCAACAAAAATTCTTCGCCAACAAAAGTTGCAAGAATTATTGAATTATGTGAATGAAAAATGCAAGAAAGGTGAGGGTTTTGATATTGGTGAGGTTGTTTTTACAACTGTTCttaattcaatttcaaacaCATTATTTTCTATGGATTTGGCTCATTCCACACCTGATGAAAAGTCTCAAGAGTTTAAGAACATTATTTGGGGTATCATGGAAGAAGCTGGTAAGCCTAATATTTCAGATTTCTTTCCAATTCTTAGTCCCTTAGATCCACAAGGTTTGTATGGAAGGATGACCAATCATATGAAGAAGTTGTGTGAGATTTTTGATGGAATTATTGAAGATAGAATTTGTTCAAGAGCTTCCAAAGTTGATTATGAGGTTTGCAATGATGTGCTAGATTCACTTCTtaataacaacaatattgaAGAATCAACTTTTGAATTGAGTCGCAATGAGATGGTGCATCTATTTCTG GACTTATTTGTTGCTGGGATTGACACAACATCAAGTATAATTGAATGGATTATGGCAGAGCTACTACGAAACCCTGACAAATTAACAAAAGCAAGAAAAGAGCTATGTCAAATAATTGACAAAGATGAAACAGTTGAAGAATCACATATTTCTAAGTTACCTTATTTACAAGCAGTTGTGAAGGAAACATTGAGATTGCACCCACCAATTCCATTATTGTTACCTCACAAGTGTGATGAAAATGTGAACATATTAGGCTTCAATGTGCCAAAAAATGCACAAGTATTAGTTAATGTGTGGGCCATGGGAAGAGATCCAATCATTTGGGAAAATCCTAATATATTCATGCCCGAAAGATTTTTGGAGTGTGACATTAATTATAAGGGTAataattttgagcttatacccTTTGGGGCTGGCAAGAGAATTTGTCCAGGGTTGCCATTAGCTCATAGGACTGCACATTTAATGGTGGCATCCCTTCTACACAACTTTGAATGGAATCTTGCTGATGGGCTAATGCCAGAACACATGAACATGGATGAACAATTTGGATTAACCTTAAAGAGGGTTCAATTTCTTCGAGTTCAAGCTATTTCATTAGCTTAG